The proteins below come from a single Penaeus monodon isolate SGIC_2016 chromosome 23, NSTDA_Pmon_1, whole genome shotgun sequence genomic window:
- the LOC119587852 gene encoding glutathione S-transferase Mu 3-like, with the protein MAPVLGYWKIRGIAQSIRLMLEYTGTEFEDRYYECGPAPLFDKSSWLDEKDDLDLEFANLPYYIDGDVRITHANAIMRHLARKHDLCGGDEKERIRVDMIENQANDFRNTFIRLCYLDFNMQKHRYLEALPQTLKQFSQFLGNNPWFAGDKITFVDFIMYELLDQHLQLSDICLKDVKNLQEFQKRFEGLEPIQRYMASPRFMRSPINNKMAKFGAQ; encoded by the exons ATGGCACCCGTCCTCGGCTACTGGAAGATTCGCGGT ATCGCGCAGTCGATCCGGCTGATGCTCGAGTACACGGGCACCGAGTTCGAGGACAGGTACTACGAGTGCGGACCCGCGCCGCTCTTCGATAAGTCCAGCTGGCTCGACGAGAAGGACGACCTCGACCTGGAGTTTGCTAAT CTCCCGTACTACATCGACGGCGACGTTCGCATCACCCACGCCAACGCCATCATGCGGCACCTCGCCCGCAAGCACGACCTGTGCGGCGGCGACGAGAAGGAGCGAATTCGCGTCGACATGATCGAGAACCAAGCCAATGACTTCAGGAACACGTTCATCAGGCTCTGCTATCTCGACTTT AACATGCAGAAGCACCGCTACCTCGAGGCCCTTCCTCAGACACTCAAGCAATTCTCACAGTTCCTTGGGAATAACCCTTGGTTCGCCGGGGACAAG ATTACCTTTGTGGACTTCATCATGTACGAACTCCTCGACCAACACCTGCAACTAAGCGACATCTGCCTGAAGGACGTCAAGAACCTTCAGGAGTTTCAGAAACGCTTCGAAGGTCTCGAACCCATCCAGCGGTACATGGCGTCTCCGAGGTTCATGAGGTCTCCCATAAACAACAAGATGGCCAAGTTTGGAGCGCAATGA